One Stigmatella aurantiaca genomic region harbors:
- the rho gene encoding transcription termination factor Rho yields the protein MRKARSTKEKVESDPLPIEEERPKRRRTAAAKASDREETEKPARRRTRRVDEDEAPAAEASERAAEAPRPVLTPIPRPVRDEEFQEARAVEAAEEPAAAPVSESSESPAITEVTRDGTPMQVIKLNDLKRMKITELAKMAHDFGIEGYQGLKKQDLIFALLSGIADKRFEVHAEGVLELLSDGFGFLRSADSDYQPSPDDIYVSPSQVRRFNLRPGDTVTGPIRQPREGERFFALQKVDRVNFADPMSEAARERILFDNLTPLYPTRKLKLEHEGSEMTTRIIDMFCPIGLGQRCLIVAPPKAGKTVLLQNIAHAIAKNHPDVYLLVLLVDERPEEVTDMERNVRGEVVSSTFDEPATRHVQVAEMVIDKAKRLVEQKYDVCILLDSITRLARAYNTVVPASGKILSGGVDANALHKPKRFFGAARNIEEGGSLTIIGTALVDTGSRMDEVIFEEFKGTGNSEIVLDRKLFEKRIFPCLDINKSGTRKEELLISQTDLIRTTALRQVLHPFTPIDAMEFVLKHMRPTASNVEFLGSMNR from the coding sequence ATGCGCAAAGCCCGTTCCACCAAAGAAAAGGTCGAGTCCGATCCGCTCCCCATCGAGGAGGAGCGCCCCAAGCGCCGCCGCACGGCGGCGGCCAAGGCCAGCGACCGGGAAGAGACCGAGAAGCCCGCACGCCGCCGCACCCGCCGCGTGGACGAGGACGAGGCCCCCGCGGCCGAAGCCAGCGAGCGGGCCGCCGAGGCCCCGCGCCCCGTGCTGACGCCCATCCCGCGCCCCGTGCGCGACGAGGAGTTCCAGGAGGCGCGCGCCGTGGAGGCCGCCGAGGAGCCCGCCGCCGCCCCGGTGTCCGAGTCCTCCGAGTCCCCCGCCATCACCGAGGTGACGCGCGACGGGACCCCCATGCAGGTCATCAAGCTCAATGACCTGAAGCGGATGAAGATCACCGAGCTGGCGAAGATGGCCCACGACTTTGGCATCGAGGGCTACCAGGGTCTGAAGAAGCAGGACCTCATCTTCGCGCTGCTCTCGGGCATCGCCGACAAGCGCTTCGAGGTCCACGCCGAGGGTGTGCTGGAGCTTTTGAGCGACGGCTTCGGCTTCCTGCGCAGCGCCGACAGCGACTACCAGCCGAGCCCCGACGACATCTACGTCTCCCCGTCCCAGGTGCGCCGCTTCAACCTGCGGCCGGGCGACACGGTGACCGGCCCCATCCGCCAGCCCCGCGAGGGCGAGCGCTTCTTCGCGCTGCAGAAGGTGGACCGGGTCAACTTCGCCGACCCCATGTCCGAGGCGGCGCGCGAGCGCATCCTCTTCGACAACCTCACGCCGCTCTACCCCACGCGCAAGCTGAAGCTGGAGCACGAGGGGTCGGAGATGACGACCCGCATCATCGACATGTTCTGCCCCATCGGCCTGGGCCAGCGCTGCCTCATCGTGGCGCCGCCCAAGGCGGGCAAGACGGTGCTCCTGCAGAACATCGCGCACGCCATCGCCAAGAACCACCCGGACGTGTACCTCCTGGTGCTGCTCGTGGACGAGCGCCCCGAGGAAGTCACGGACATGGAGCGCAACGTGCGCGGCGAGGTGGTCTCCTCCACCTTCGACGAGCCGGCCACGCGCCACGTGCAGGTGGCCGAGATGGTCATCGACAAGGCCAAGCGCCTGGTCGAGCAGAAGTACGACGTGTGCATCCTGCTGGACTCCATCACCCGCCTGGCGCGCGCCTACAACACGGTGGTGCCGGCCTCCGGAAAGATTCTCTCCGGCGGTGTGGACGCCAACGCGCTGCACAAGCCCAAGCGCTTCTTCGGCGCCGCGCGCAACATCGAGGAGGGGGGCAGCCTCACCATCATCGGCACCGCGCTCGTGGACACCGGCAGCCGCATGGACGAGGTGATTTTCGAGGAGTTCAAGGGCACCGGTAACTCGGAAATCGTCCTGGACCGCAAGCTCTTCGAGAAGCGCATCTTCCCGTGCCTCGACATCAACAAGTCCGGCACGCGCAAGGAAGAGCTGCTCATCTCCCAGACGGACCTCATCCGCACCACCGCGCTGCGGCAGGTGCTGCACCCGTTCACGCCGATCGACGCGATGGAGTTCGTGCTCAAGCACATGCGCCCCACCGCCTCCAACGTCGAGTTCCTCGGTTCGATGAACCGCTAG
- the ligA gene encoding NAD-dependent DNA ligase LigA, with protein MKTAETRARALRRELAHHNHRYYVLDAPEISDAGYDRLMRELQGLEEQFPALATPDSPTQRVGGEAAEKFAKVVHRAPMLSLANVFNDEEFSEFDERIRKVVGPGDVTYVCEPKLDGLAISLRYEEGRFLQGATRGDGTTGEDVTGNLRTVRPLPLELQPEKGVKVPPVLEVRGEVFIRKEDFKRLNEKREEEGEPLFANPRNAAAGSLRQLDPKVTASRPLSLYLYEVVPTEGMPAFETHTAKLEYLQQLGLPVNRHERVQGLEGVRAQYQASLQGRHALKFEVDGMVVKVDSEDQRRRLGQVSKSPRWAVAYKFPPEEESTRVEAIDVQVGRTGALTPVAHLKPVKVGGVTVSRATLHNEDELRRKDVRPGDTVFVRRAGDVIPEIVSVVLSQRPADSQPYEFPKNCPVCGAQAVKDEEGAIIRCTGASCPAQLVEKVRHFASRPAMDIDGVGDKLAAQFVASGLVKTFADLYALTREQLLSLERMGEKSADNLLAAIERSKQTTQRRFLYALGIRHVGEATAKALAEAFPEAPLLYTADMEALTRVKDVGPTMAQVLHAFFQEPQNRAAIDALLAAGVSPAPPQVSTEGPFAGKTVVLTGGMTGMSRDQAKEEIERRGGKVSGSVSRKTDFVVAGEDAGSKLKKAQELGVRVLDEQAFLKLLQGGARS; from the coding sequence TTGAAGACCGCCGAGACACGCGCCCGCGCCCTGCGCCGGGAGCTGGCCCACCACAACCACCGCTATTACGTCCTCGACGCGCCGGAGATTTCCGACGCGGGGTACGACCGGCTGATGCGCGAGCTCCAGGGGCTGGAGGAGCAGTTTCCCGCGCTCGCCACCCCGGACTCCCCCACCCAGCGCGTGGGGGGCGAGGCCGCCGAGAAGTTCGCCAAGGTCGTCCACCGGGCGCCCATGCTCTCGCTGGCCAACGTCTTCAACGACGAGGAGTTCTCCGAGTTCGACGAGCGCATCCGCAAGGTGGTGGGCCCCGGGGACGTCACCTATGTCTGTGAGCCCAAGCTCGACGGGCTGGCCATCAGCCTGCGCTATGAGGAGGGCCGCTTCCTCCAGGGCGCCACGCGCGGGGATGGCACCACGGGCGAGGACGTGACGGGCAACCTGCGCACCGTGCGCCCCCTGCCGCTGGAGCTGCAGCCCGAGAAAGGGGTGAAGGTACCCCCGGTGCTGGAGGTCCGCGGCGAGGTGTTCATCCGCAAGGAGGACTTCAAGCGGCTCAACGAGAAGCGCGAGGAGGAGGGCGAGCCGCTCTTCGCCAACCCCCGCAACGCCGCGGCCGGCAGCCTGCGGCAGCTGGACCCGAAAGTCACCGCCTCGCGCCCGCTGTCGCTCTACCTCTACGAGGTGGTCCCCACCGAGGGCATGCCCGCCTTCGAGACCCACACCGCCAAGCTCGAGTACCTCCAGCAGCTGGGGCTGCCGGTGAACCGCCACGAGCGCGTGCAGGGGCTGGAAGGCGTGCGCGCCCAGTACCAGGCCTCGCTCCAGGGCCGCCACGCGCTGAAGTTCGAGGTGGACGGCATGGTGGTGAAGGTGGACAGCGAGGACCAGCGCCGGCGCCTGGGCCAGGTGTCCAAGAGCCCCCGCTGGGCCGTGGCCTACAAGTTCCCGCCCGAGGAGGAGTCCACCCGGGTGGAGGCCATCGACGTGCAGGTGGGCCGCACGGGGGCGCTGACCCCCGTGGCCCACCTGAAGCCCGTGAAGGTGGGCGGCGTCACCGTGTCGCGCGCCACCCTGCACAACGAGGACGAGCTGCGCCGCAAGGACGTGCGCCCGGGCGACACCGTGTTCGTGCGCCGCGCGGGCGATGTCATTCCGGAGATCGTCTCCGTGGTGCTCAGCCAGCGCCCCGCGGACTCCCAGCCCTACGAATTTCCCAAGAACTGCCCGGTGTGCGGCGCCCAGGCGGTGAAGGACGAGGAGGGCGCCATCATCCGCTGCACCGGCGCCTCGTGCCCCGCGCAGCTCGTGGAGAAGGTGCGCCACTTCGCCTCGCGCCCCGCCATGGACATCGACGGGGTGGGCGACAAGCTCGCCGCCCAGTTCGTCGCCTCGGGGCTGGTGAAGACGTTCGCGGACCTCTATGCCCTCACCCGCGAGCAGCTCCTGAGCCTGGAGCGCATGGGCGAGAAGAGCGCCGACAACCTGCTGGCCGCCATCGAGCGCTCCAAGCAGACCACCCAGCGCCGCTTCCTCTATGCCCTGGGCATCCGCCACGTGGGTGAGGCCACCGCCAAGGCCCTGGCCGAGGCCTTCCCCGAGGCCCCCCTGCTCTACACAGCGGACATGGAGGCCCTCACCCGGGTGAAGGACGTGGGCCCCACCATGGCCCAGGTGCTCCACGCCTTCTTCCAGGAGCCGCAGAACCGCGCCGCCATCGACGCGCTGCTCGCCGCCGGAGTCAGTCCCGCCCCGCCCCAGGTCAGCACCGAGGGCCCCTTCGCGGGCAAGACGGTGGTGCTCACCGGCGGCATGACGGGCATGTCGCGCGACCAGGCAAAGGAGGAAATCGAGCGGCGAGGAGGTAAGGTATCCGGAAGTGTCTCTCGCAAGACCGATTTCGTGGTGGCCGGCGAGGATGCGGGCAGCAAGCTGAAGAAGGCCCAGGAACTCGGGGTAAGAGTCCTGGATGAGCAGGCGTTCCTGAAGCTGCTTCAGGGCGGCGCCCGGAGTTGA
- a CDS encoding acylphosphatase, with product MPGQTSTRRAALRIHGKVQGVFFRESARIEATRLGLTGWVRNRDDGTVEAVAEGEGAALEDFIQWCHRGPSTAHVSHVDCARAEPTGEFPSFTVERTS from the coding sequence ATGCCAGGACAGACGAGCACGCGGCGCGCGGCCTTGCGCATTCACGGCAAGGTGCAGGGCGTCTTCTTCCGGGAGAGCGCCCGCATCGAAGCCACCCGCCTGGGCCTCACCGGCTGGGTCCGCAACCGGGACGACGGCACCGTGGAGGCCGTCGCCGAGGGCGAGGGCGCCGCGCTCGAGGACTTCATCCAATGGTGCCACCGGGGGCCCTCCACCGCGCACGTGTCGCACGTCGACTGCGCCCGCGCGGAGCCCACCGGGGAGTTCCCCTCTTTCACCGTGGAGCGCACGTCATGA
- a CDS encoding DUF3052 family protein, with amino-acid sequence MTPYAMASLPAMLGIKAGNKVSVINPPRGFVQRLNPLPDGVEFLITAQSGLDVILFFTSEAQELVQRLPALSRAMALTGGIWVCWPSGEGVKSSLSEDFVRQAALDIGMVDNKICLIDETWTGLRLVRRPRGRLDKPEPRKQAPTAQA; translated from the coding sequence ATGACGCCGTACGCGATGGCCTCGCTGCCCGCGATGCTGGGCATCAAGGCAGGCAACAAAGTCTCCGTCATCAACCCCCCGCGCGGCTTCGTGCAGCGCCTCAACCCCCTGCCCGACGGGGTGGAGTTCCTCATCACCGCCCAGTCCGGCCTGGACGTCATCCTGTTCTTCACCTCGGAGGCCCAGGAGCTCGTCCAGCGCCTGCCCGCGCTCTCCCGGGCCATGGCGCTCACCGGCGGCATCTGGGTGTGCTGGCCCAGCGGCGAGGGCGTGAAGAGCTCCCTGTCCGAGGACTTCGTGCGCCAGGCCGCGCTCGACATCGGCATGGTGGACAACAAGATTTGCCTCATCGACGAGACGTGGACCGGCCTACGGCTGGTGCGCCGTCCCCGAGGCCGGCTGGACAAGCCCGAGCCGCGCAAGCAGGCCCCTACCGCCCAGGCCTGA
- a CDS encoding Rne/Rng family ribonuclease gives MGSILVINASGRETRVALVEGGHIAEFYLERKKDKGVVGNIYKGRVVRVLPGMQAAFVDIGLEKAAFLYVSDVVYDPDFARAQFELTEGEHEDFPEVPTESEAEAAEAAVGDTPAAPEAELEVEVQEVAPGELPPPQGEPPAPPPEAVAPGSEAPATAPAAPPAGEMAAEAPAEAPAASGETAPVTAVESTQTVAAPAESVTPPPPPAAAFETAEPFAPAPVSAEAPAVGAEPSQAPAPGLQAEPPPASATALGELIPVPAAPAEASAPAAKPAPATTGERRTPREGREAREPRHREKEREGRDKDKPRRPREEHSRREKDEKTKVRKSSRIEDLLKVGQEVVVQISKDPIGTKGARLTSHISIPGRHLVFMPTVDHVGISRRISNEKERKRLREIVDRLRPPGTGFIVRTVAENVPQEKLETDIRFLIEVWNQVVRRNEKRGGPGLLHPDLDLILRATRDLFAHDVEKLVVDDREEYERILAFVTAQDSLLKDRVVLHDGDEPVFDAYGIEQEMHRATQRKVWLKSGGYLIIDQAEALTAIDVNSGRYVGKKSLEETITKINVEAAKEIVYQLRLRNIGGIIICDFIDMEKAQNRDKVFKSLQEALGRDKAKTNVLRISELGLVEMTRKRVRESIGRVLHEDCPYCDGRGFVKTATTVTYEIFREIRREAPAYKDSTLVINCSAEVARQLQGEERQELRHLMDRYNKSIQVKAQQNYHREQYDIYGRSGMGPEHKVASSPGSGDGELSMQRRPENGGHGERYRQDQGRRGGGRGDRNERGDRNERGGGERGDRGERGGGDRNERGGGERGGGDRNERGGGERGGGERGDRREGRRPDRGDRNRGGERRGDDRRGEERRGGESSRPSQAAASQEPSTPSGGPPPPPAPVSGGSEPEGGGQP, from the coding sequence ATGGGAAGCATCCTCGTTATCAATGCCTCGGGTCGGGAGACCCGTGTTGCCCTCGTTGAGGGCGGGCACATCGCTGAGTTCTACCTCGAGCGAAAGAAGGACAAAGGCGTCGTTGGCAACATCTACAAGGGCCGTGTCGTCCGGGTGCTCCCCGGCATGCAGGCGGCTTTCGTGGACATCGGCCTGGAGAAGGCAGCCTTCCTCTACGTCAGTGACGTCGTCTACGACCCGGACTTCGCGCGCGCGCAGTTCGAGCTGACCGAGGGCGAGCACGAGGACTTCCCCGAGGTCCCCACCGAGTCCGAGGCCGAGGCCGCCGAGGCCGCCGTGGGCGACACCCCCGCGGCGCCAGAGGCCGAGCTGGAGGTGGAAGTCCAGGAGGTCGCCCCCGGCGAGCTGCCCCCGCCCCAGGGCGAGCCCCCTGCCCCTCCGCCCGAGGCCGTGGCCCCGGGCTCCGAGGCCCCCGCCACCGCCCCGGCAGCGCCTCCCGCCGGGGAGATGGCCGCCGAGGCGCCCGCCGAAGCGCCCGCCGCTTCCGGGGAGACGGCCCCCGTCACGGCCGTGGAGAGCACGCAAACCGTTGCCGCCCCGGCCGAGTCCGTCACGCCGCCCCCGCCGCCGGCGGCCGCGTTCGAGACGGCCGAGCCCTTCGCCCCAGCCCCGGTCTCCGCCGAGGCCCCGGCCGTGGGCGCGGAGCCTTCCCAGGCCCCCGCCCCGGGGCTCCAGGCTGAGCCGCCTCCGGCCTCCGCCACCGCGCTGGGTGAGCTCATCCCCGTTCCCGCCGCGCCCGCCGAGGCCTCGGCCCCCGCCGCCAAGCCCGCCCCGGCCACCACCGGCGAGCGCCGCACGCCCCGCGAGGGCCGCGAGGCCCGGGAGCCCCGCCACCGCGAGAAGGAGCGCGAGGGGCGTGACAAGGACAAGCCCCGGCGCCCGCGCGAGGAGCACTCGCGCCGCGAGAAGGATGAGAAGACCAAGGTCCGCAAGAGCTCGCGCATCGAGGACCTGCTGAAGGTCGGCCAGGAGGTGGTGGTCCAGATCTCCAAGGACCCCATCGGCACCAAGGGCGCCCGCCTCACCTCGCACATCTCCATCCCCGGCCGCCACCTGGTGTTCATGCCCACCGTGGACCACGTGGGCATCAGCCGGCGCATCTCCAACGAGAAGGAGCGCAAGCGGCTGCGGGAAATCGTGGACCGGCTGCGCCCACCCGGAACGGGCTTCATCGTCCGCACCGTCGCGGAGAACGTGCCCCAGGAGAAGCTCGAGACCGACATCCGGTTCCTCATCGAGGTGTGGAACCAGGTGGTGCGCCGCAACGAGAAGCGCGGCGGCCCGGGCCTGCTGCACCCGGACCTGGACCTCATCCTGCGCGCCACGCGCGACCTGTTCGCCCACGACGTGGAGAAGCTCGTCGTGGACGACCGCGAGGAGTACGAGCGCATCCTCGCCTTCGTCACCGCGCAGGACTCGCTGCTCAAGGACCGCGTGGTGCTCCATGACGGCGACGAGCCCGTGTTCGACGCCTACGGCATCGAGCAGGAGATGCACCGCGCCACCCAGCGCAAGGTGTGGCTGAAGAGCGGCGGCTACCTCATCATCGACCAGGCCGAGGCGCTCACCGCCATCGACGTCAACTCGGGCCGCTACGTCGGCAAGAAGAGCCTCGAGGAGACCATCACCAAGATCAACGTCGAGGCGGCCAAGGAGATCGTCTACCAGCTGCGGCTGCGCAACATCGGCGGCATCATCATCTGCGACTTCATCGACATGGAGAAGGCGCAGAACCGGGACAAGGTCTTCAAGTCCCTGCAGGAAGCGCTGGGCCGCGACAAGGCCAAGACGAACGTGCTGCGCATCTCCGAGCTGGGCCTGGTGGAGATGACGCGCAAGCGCGTCCGCGAGTCCATCGGCCGCGTGCTCCACGAGGACTGCCCCTACTGCGATGGCCGGGGCTTCGTGAAGACCGCCACCACGGTCACCTACGAAATCTTCCGGGAGATCCGCCGCGAGGCCCCCGCCTACAAGGACTCCACGCTCGTCATCAACTGCAGCGCGGAAGTGGCCCGGCAGCTCCAGGGCGAGGAGCGCCAGGAGCTGCGCCACCTGATGGACCGCTACAACAAGTCCATCCAGGTCAAGGCCCAGCAGAACTACCACCGCGAGCAGTACGACATCTACGGCCGCTCCGGCATGGGCCCCGAGCACAAGGTGGCCTCGTCTCCGGGCTCCGGAGATGGGGAGCTGTCCATGCAGCGGCGCCCCGAGAACGGTGGCCACGGCGAGCGCTACCGCCAGGACCAGGGCCGCCGGGGTGGCGGCCGGGGCGACCGCAACGAGCGCGGCGACCGCAACGAGCGCGGGGGCGGTGAGCGCGGCGACCGGGGCGAGCGCGGCGGCGGCGACCGCAACGAGCGCGGCGGTGGCGAGCGCGGCGGCGGCGACCGCAACGAGCGCGGCGGTGGTGAGCGCGGTGGCGGTGAGCGCGGCGACCGGCGCGAGGGCCGGCGTCCCGACCGTGGAGACCGGAACCGGGGCGGGGAGCGCCGGGGAGACGACCGCCGCGGCGAAGAGCGCCGGGGGGGCGAGTCCTCCCGTCCTTCTCAGGCCGCCGCCAGCCAGGAGCCTTCCACCCCGTCGGGTGGCCCCCCGCCGCCTCCCGCTCCTGTGAGCGGGGGCTCGGAGCCCGAGGGCGGCGGACAGCCGTAA
- a CDS encoding YhjD/YihY/BrkB family envelope integrity protein has product MAGSTLLRTLYGKLLDGARKGWAPVAETSVGRFATDIFLGARAVARDFQGENISLRAAALTYISVFSLVPLLTVGLALLQALHQEGFQRRMRSAIHLALAPGIREESSEFLNRFLNPAHSIAIGSVGFVALLFSAGSLLRHIDGAVNEVWGIRRQRPLLTRVCIYLGLLLLGPILLAVSFSGTGAVRALIVNAGFSIAPQIALATTALLLVSSLTLLYYGTPYAKVAVRSALAGGLMAGLGWVLAKQLYEEFAEQTFRYDALYGSLSALPLFFAWIYVSWLIILCGARLSYAVEHAAFRDSLWAFGTHPRALELVAARAAIDATRAWMDGLPPPLPRQLAAQLRVPESFVHDAIERMEKAQLLAFTRKGGICPARDPSELTLADVAFAIHGVSIAGGLETWNGPRAPGFEQVEPLFQAADCATAEVLRQTRWIDLAIASRPSLAAPVADEPQAAAS; this is encoded by the coding sequence ATGGCCGGATCGACCCTGCTACGCACCCTGTACGGAAAGCTGTTGGACGGGGCCCGGAAGGGCTGGGCCCCTGTCGCAGAGACTTCCGTCGGCCGCTTCGCCACGGACATCTTCCTGGGCGCGCGGGCCGTTGCCCGGGACTTCCAGGGCGAGAACATCAGCCTCCGGGCTGCGGCCCTCACCTACATCAGCGTCTTCTCGCTCGTGCCCCTCCTCACGGTGGGCCTGGCCCTGCTCCAGGCGCTCCACCAGGAGGGGTTTCAGCGGCGCATGCGCAGCGCCATCCACCTGGCGCTCGCCCCGGGCATCCGCGAGGAATCGTCCGAGTTCCTCAACCGCTTTCTCAACCCCGCCCACTCGATTGCCATCGGCAGCGTGGGCTTCGTCGCCCTGCTCTTCTCGGCGGGCTCCCTGCTGCGCCACATCGATGGGGCCGTGAACGAAGTCTGGGGCATCCGGCGCCAACGGCCCCTGCTCACCCGCGTGTGCATCTACCTGGGGCTCTTGCTCCTGGGGCCCATCCTCCTGGCCGTGTCCTTCTCGGGCACGGGCGCGGTGCGCGCCCTCATCGTCAACGCGGGCTTCTCCATCGCACCGCAGATCGCCCTGGCCACCACGGCGCTGCTCCTCGTCTCCAGCCTCACCCTCCTCTATTACGGCACGCCCTACGCCAAGGTCGCCGTCCGCTCGGCGCTCGCCGGGGGGCTCATGGCCGGACTGGGGTGGGTGCTCGCCAAGCAGCTCTATGAGGAGTTCGCCGAGCAGACGTTCCGGTACGACGCCCTCTACGGCTCCCTGAGCGCCCTGCCCCTGTTCTTCGCGTGGATCTACGTGAGCTGGCTCATCATCCTCTGCGGGGCGCGCCTGTCCTATGCGGTGGAGCATGCCGCCTTCCGGGACTCGCTCTGGGCCTTCGGCACCCACCCGCGCGCGCTGGAGCTGGTGGCGGCCCGGGCCGCCATCGATGCCACCCGGGCGTGGATGGACGGGCTTCCCCCGCCCCTGCCCCGCCAGCTCGCCGCCCAGCTGCGCGTCCCCGAGTCCTTCGTCCATGACGCCATCGAGCGCATGGAGAAGGCCCAGCTCCTGGCCTTCACCCGCAAGGGCGGCATCTGCCCCGCGAGGGATCCCTCGGAGCTGACGCTCGCGGACGTGGCCTTCGCCATCCACGGGGTGTCCATCGCGGGGGGGCTGGAGACCTGGAACGGCCCGCGCGCGCCGGGCTTCGAACAGGTGGAGCCGCTGTTCCAGGCCGCCGACTGCGCCACGGCGGAGGTGCTGCGCCAAACCCGGTGGATCGACCTCGCCATCGCCTCGCGCCCCAGCCTGGCTGCCCCCGTGGCGGACGAACCCCAGGCGGCAGCCTCCTGA
- a CDS encoding HU family DNA-binding protein — protein MLKSDLINILVTKRGVTQKQAEATVETIFESMKEALCRGENIEIRGLGAFHVKNYQGYQGRNPKTGQVIPVKPKRGLLFRTGKELRDRVNRPAAQSAQPDLSDPTKGTSGTGT, from the coding sequence ATGCTCAAGTCCGATCTGATCAACATTCTCGTCACCAAGCGGGGGGTGACGCAGAAACAGGCCGAGGCCACTGTTGAGACGATCTTCGAATCGATGAAAGAGGCGCTCTGCCGCGGCGAGAACATCGAGATCCGCGGCCTGGGGGCCTTTCACGTCAAAAACTACCAGGGATACCAGGGCCGGAACCCCAAGACGGGCCAGGTCATCCCCGTGAAACCCAAGCGAGGCCTGCTGTTCCGCACGGGCAAGGAGCTGAGGGACCGGGTCAACCGCCCGGCGGCCCAGTCCGCTCAGCCGGACCTGTCGGATCCCACCAAGGGCACCAGCGGCACCGGCACCTGA
- a CDS encoding flagellar biosynthesis protein FlhA: protein MNPLLKMLLKARKSSDVVLAVAMAAVLGALIIPLPPWLLDLGLAVNLAAAVALLVAALYARDALQVTSFPTLLLFTTLFRLALNVSSTRLALAEGHAGEVIQAFGEFVVRGDYVVGAVLFAILTLVQFLVVAKGAERVAEVSARFTLDAMPGKQMSIDADLRAGTIDPAQARQRRRNLERESQMFGAMDGAMKFVKGDVIAGLVIVAVNLLGGIAIGVLQQGMRLSEAAADFALIAIGDGLVSQIPSLCIAVAAGLVVTRVASEREDGSLGSEIGVQFFGQSRALWVVAGLCVALGLIPGMPHLTFLGLGGMLGGLAHVLKLLRSVALEEEASERQEPTPGEAPGSDGKPGSPPAASAPTPVGVAPLTVDLALDLTPLAQDQGAAFVHQHLQQLREDIFLELGVRVPGIRVRTHAAYLPEGGYAILLDDVPTASGQVVPGSIYVLSPPDELSFLELRLEPVKDPVSGGTLSRTEESARARLELAQVPMRRPGELIVDHCRAVLRTQAVHLLGVQEVHGLLEGLEAQAPTLVKEALQKVPLPLLTEVLRKLVQEQVSIRNLRAILEALVSPACEGDAAALAERCRQALHRYLSHKFAPSGSLYAYLVDPEVEESLRGRGPRGAAPDPEHIAQLLEGVRRIATGGRVVLLTAPDVRRPLRRMIEGAFPDVAVLTYGELNVDLQIRPMGRLAPVGAPA, encoded by the coding sequence ATGAACCCCTTGTTGAAGATGCTCTTGAAGGCCCGGAAGTCCTCGGACGTGGTGCTCGCGGTGGCCATGGCCGCCGTGCTGGGCGCGTTGATCATTCCCCTGCCTCCGTGGCTGCTCGATCTGGGGCTCGCGGTCAACCTGGCGGCGGCGGTGGCGTTGCTCGTCGCGGCGCTCTACGCCCGGGATGCGCTCCAGGTGACGTCCTTCCCCACGCTGTTGCTGTTCACCACGCTCTTCCGGCTCGCGCTCAACGTATCCTCGACGCGGCTGGCGCTGGCCGAGGGGCATGCGGGGGAAGTCATCCAGGCCTTCGGCGAGTTCGTGGTGCGGGGGGACTACGTCGTGGGCGCGGTCCTCTTCGCCATCCTCACGCTCGTGCAGTTCCTCGTGGTGGCCAAGGGGGCGGAGCGGGTCGCGGAGGTCTCCGCCCGCTTCACGCTGGATGCGATGCCCGGCAAGCAGATGTCCATCGATGCGGACCTGCGGGCAGGAACCATTGATCCGGCGCAGGCCCGCCAGCGCCGGCGCAACCTGGAGCGGGAGTCCCAGATGTTCGGCGCGATGGATGGCGCCATGAAGTTCGTGAAAGGGGACGTCATCGCCGGGCTCGTCATCGTGGCCGTCAACCTCCTGGGAGGCATCGCCATCGGTGTGCTCCAGCAGGGCATGCGCCTGTCCGAGGCCGCCGCGGACTTCGCGCTCATCGCCATCGGAGATGGGCTCGTCTCGCAGATTCCCTCGCTGTGCATCGCGGTGGCGGCGGGGCTCGTCGTCACCCGCGTGGCCTCGGAGCGGGAGGATGGCTCCCTGGGGTCGGAGATTGGCGTCCAGTTCTTCGGGCAGTCCCGCGCGCTCTGGGTGGTCGCGGGGTTGTGCGTGGCACTGGGACTGATTCCCGGAATGCCGCACCTCACCTTCCTGGGCCTGGGAGGCATGTTGGGAGGGCTCGCGCATGTGCTCAAGCTCCTGAGGAGCGTGGCCCTGGAGGAAGAGGCGTCCGAGCGGCAAGAGCCCACCCCAGGAGAAGCGCCTGGAAGCGACGGGAAGCCGGGAAGCCCTCCTGCGGCGAGTGCGCCGACGCCCGTGGGCGTCGCTCCGCTGACGGTGGACCTGGCACTGGACCTGACCCCTCTGGCCCAGGACCAGGGCGCGGCGTTCGTTCACCAGCACCTCCAGCAGCTCCGGGAGGACATCTTCCTGGAGCTGGGTGTCCGGGTTCCAGGCATTCGCGTGCGGACGCATGCGGCGTACCTGCCCGAGGGGGGCTACGCCATCCTCCTGGACGACGTGCCCACGGCGTCGGGCCAGGTGGTGCCAGGGTCCATCTATGTGCTCTCGCCTCCCGACGAGCTGTCGTTTCTGGAGCTTCGGCTCGAACCGGTGAAGGACCCTGTGTCCGGGGGAACCCTCAGCCGGACGGAAGAGTCAGCGCGTGCCCGGCTCGAGCTGGCGCAAGTGCCCATGCGCCGGCCCGGCGAGCTCATCGTGGACCACTGCCGGGCCGTGCTGCGCACCCAGGCCGTCCACCTGCTGGGAGTCCAGGAGGTGCACGGGCTCCTGGAAGGGCTCGAAGCCCAGGCGCCCACCTTGGTGAAGGAGGCCCTCCAGAAGGTGCCGCTGCCGTTGCTCACGGAGGTGTTGCGCAAGCTCGTTCAGGAGCAGGTGAGCATCCGCAACCTGCGCGCCATCCTGGAGGCGCTGGTGTCCCCGGCCTGCGAGGGGGATGCCGCCGCCCTCGCCGAGCGCTGCCGCCAGGCCCTGCACCGCTACCTGAGCCACAAGTTCGCGCCCTCGGGCTCGCTCTATGCGTATCTGGTGGACCCGGAAGTGGAGGAGTCGCTGCGGGGAAGGGGGCCCCGGGGGGCCGCGCCCGATCCCGAGCACATCGCCCAGTTGCTGGAGGGGGTGCGGCGCATCGCCACGGGAGGCCGGGTGGTGCTGCTCACCGCGCCGGATGTCCGGCGGCCCCTGCGGCGAATGATTGAAGGGGCTTTCCCCGACGTGGCGGTGCTGACCTACGGAGAGCTGAACGTGGACCTGCAGATCCGGCCCATGGGCCGGTTGGCCCCCGTGGGGGCCCCTGCGTAG